AATTTTGGTAGGCAGTATTATTAAATTGTGTATTCTTTTTTCCTTTGCTTTCATCATGGATATTACTGTTGAAATTGCGATATTGCTTATCGTAACTGGCATCATTCGCACCTTATCAGGTGGAGCACATTGTTCAGCATACTATAGGTGTTTAGCAACAAGTGTTTTCATATTAACAGTATTGGGATATTCTATCAAAGTAAATTACACATTCATCCGGCAGTTACATCCTGCTGTTTTACTTGGCATTCTCGTATTAACATTTGGTTTATATTGGATCTATCCTCCACAGGCTCCTTCCAATAAACCTTTTAAGGACAAGAAAATAGAATTAGCCTTCCACTGGTACACATTACTAACAGTTGTGATTTTATCTATAACTGCTATTGCCTTGGGGTCTAATAGCTTGCCTGCCTGG
The genomic region above belongs to Defluviitalea saccharophila and contains:
- a CDS encoding accessory gene regulator B family protein yields the protein MNEVSIHKIGQALGTYVAKKVSRADQTEVLSFGAEILVGSIIKLCILFSFAFIMDITVEIAILLIVTGIIRTLSGGAHCSAYYRCLATSVFILTVLGYSIKVNYTFIRQLHPAVLLGILVLTFGLYWIYPPQAPSNKPFKDKKIELAFHWYTLLTVVILSITAIALGSNSLPAWVISIALLWQAFTLTPVGHRFIGLCDFLLTLNKKGGELEC